A DNA window from Pseudomonas sp. B21-056 contains the following coding sequences:
- a CDS encoding VOC family protein: MFSHVTVGTQDLEQAGHFYDAILAPLGLKRRAVVPDGGPASLCWVTGVAPLPRFYVYTPRNGDPSTIGNGSMVAFLASSKDAVEQAYAAGLAKGGTDEGEPGPRPHYGDGYFGAYLRDPDGNKVHIVHRADLLP, from the coding sequence ATGTTTAGCCATGTCACCGTGGGGACGCAGGACCTTGAGCAGGCCGGCCATTTCTACGATGCCATCCTCGCGCCACTCGGTCTGAAGCGTCGTGCCGTCGTGCCGGATGGCGGGCCAGCGTCGCTCTGCTGGGTGACGGGCGTTGCGCCGTTGCCACGCTTTTATGTCTATACCCCTCGCAACGGCGACCCGTCGACCATTGGCAATGGCAGCATGGTCGCCTTCCTGGCGTCCTCGAAAGACGCCGTAGAGCAGGCCTACGCTGCGGGGCTTGCCAAGGGTGGGACGGACGAAGGAGAGCCAGGTCCGCGCCCTCACTACGGCGACGGTTATTTCGGCGCCTATCTGCGCGACCCTGATGGAAACAAGGTTCACATCGTTCACCGCGCGGACCTGCTGCCATGA